Proteins from a genomic interval of Amycolatopsis sp. cg13:
- a CDS encoding NADH-quinone oxidoreductase subunit G — protein MTIAPDKPETAETPVPEGHVKLTIDGEEVIAPKGELLIRTAERLGTSIPRFCDHPLLDPAGACRQCLVEVEMGGRPMPKPQASCTMTVADGMVVKTQLTSPVADKAQQGVMELLLINHPLDCPICDKGGECPLQNQALAHGRAESRFVDTKRTFPKPLPISSQVLLDRERCVLCQRCTRFSDQVAGDPFIALLERGAHQQIGTAETADVLDLASRTTGGEPFQSYFSGNVIQICPVGALTSAAYRFRSRPFDLVSAPSVCEHCSSGCAERTDFRRGKVQRKLAGDDPEVNEEWLCDKGRFAFRYVQAGDRIRRPLVRNEHGELEEASWTDALRTAAEGLLKAREGKGGAVLTGGRLTVEDAYAYSKFARIALRTNDIDFRTRAHSDEELAFLGSTVVGTTPETGVTFGEIERAKTVLCVAFEPEDEAPIVFLRLRKAARKNRTRVVHLGQWTTSSVRKTFGELLACVPGGEAAAVDGIAQHAADVDAALSGEGAVILVGERAAEIPGLFSALLRLTARTGARLAWIPRRAGDRGALETGCVPTLLPGGRSVSDDAARAEVGKQWGAELPAGPGRDVTGILQAASGGQLDALVVGGVDPNDLPDPDLARRALDNVGFVVSLELRASEVTERADVVLPIAPAVEKSGSYLNWEGRRRDFDITLEGTGSLSDGRVLDTLAVEMDADLFTQTPAAAAGDFAKLAPVAPSVIAPSVAASTAPVPNGKAVLATWRQLIDNGSLQDDEPHLKGTQRPPVARLSAKTAEGLGATVRVSNERGSITLPVEVADLPDGVVWLPGNSDGSAVRAALAAGHGALVQISGGDQ, from the coding sequence ATGACGATCGCCCCCGACAAGCCTGAGACGGCTGAAACGCCGGTCCCCGAAGGTCACGTGAAGCTGACCATCGACGGCGAAGAGGTCATCGCGCCCAAGGGCGAATTGCTGATCCGCACCGCCGAGCGGCTCGGCACGAGCATCCCTCGGTTTTGCGACCACCCGCTGCTCGACCCGGCGGGCGCGTGCCGCCAGTGCCTGGTCGAGGTCGAAATGGGCGGCCGTCCGATGCCGAAGCCGCAGGCCTCGTGCACGATGACGGTCGCCGACGGCATGGTGGTCAAGACCCAGCTCACCTCGCCGGTCGCGGACAAGGCGCAGCAGGGCGTGATGGAGCTGCTGCTCATCAACCACCCGCTGGACTGCCCGATCTGCGACAAGGGCGGCGAGTGCCCGCTGCAGAACCAGGCGCTCGCGCACGGCCGCGCGGAATCGCGATTCGTGGACACCAAGCGCACGTTCCCGAAGCCGCTGCCGATCTCGTCGCAGGTGCTGCTCGACCGGGAACGCTGCGTGCTGTGCCAGCGCTGCACCCGGTTCTCCGACCAGGTGGCGGGCGACCCGTTCATCGCGCTGCTCGAACGCGGCGCGCACCAGCAGATCGGCACCGCGGAAACCGCCGACGTGCTGGACCTCGCCTCGCGCACCACCGGCGGCGAGCCGTTCCAGAGCTACTTCTCCGGCAACGTGATCCAGATCTGCCCGGTCGGCGCGCTCACCAGCGCGGCGTACCGGTTCCGGTCGCGGCCGTTCGACCTGGTGTCGGCGCCGAGCGTGTGCGAGCACTGCTCGTCCGGCTGCGCCGAGCGCACCGACTTCCGGCGCGGCAAGGTCCAGCGCAAGCTGGCCGGCGACGACCCGGAGGTGAACGAGGAATGGCTGTGCGACAAGGGCCGCTTCGCGTTCCGGTACGTGCAGGCCGGTGACCGGATCCGCCGTCCGCTCGTCCGCAACGAGCACGGCGAGCTGGAGGAAGCGTCCTGGACCGACGCGCTCCGGACCGCAGCCGAAGGGCTGCTGAAGGCCCGCGAGGGCAAGGGCGGCGCGGTGCTCACCGGCGGCCGGCTGACCGTCGAGGACGCCTACGCGTACTCGAAGTTCGCCCGGATCGCCTTGCGCACCAACGACATCGACTTCCGCACCCGCGCGCACTCGGACGAGGAGCTGGCGTTCCTCGGCTCGACGGTCGTGGGCACCACGCCGGAGACCGGCGTGACGTTCGGCGAGATCGAGCGGGCGAAGACCGTGCTGTGCGTGGCGTTCGAGCCCGAGGACGAAGCGCCGATCGTGTTCCTGCGACTGCGCAAGGCGGCCCGCAAGAACCGCACCCGCGTTGTCCACTTGGGACAGTGGACAACCTCCTCGGTGCGCAAGACCTTCGGCGAACTGCTGGCCTGCGTCCCCGGTGGCGAAGCGGCCGCAGTGGACGGCATCGCGCAGCACGCGGCCGACGTCGACGCGGCGCTCAGCGGCGAGGGCGCGGTGATCCTGGTCGGCGAGCGGGCCGCGGAGATCCCCGGGCTGTTCTCCGCACTGCTGCGGCTCACCGCCCGCACCGGAGCCCGGCTGGCGTGGATCCCGCGCCGCGCGGGTGACCGGGGCGCGCTCGAAACCGGTTGTGTCCCAACGCTTCTGCCGGGCGGTCGCTCGGTCTCCGACGACGCGGCTCGCGCCGAGGTCGGCAAGCAGTGGGGCGCCGAGCTTCCGGCCGGACCGGGCCGCGACGTCACCGGAATCCTCCAGGCCGCTTCCGGCGGACAGCTGGACGCGCTGGTGGTCGGCGGCGTCGACCCCAACGACCTGCCGGACCCGGACCTGGCCCGCCGCGCGCTCGACAACGTCGGATTCGTGGTCAGCCTGGAACTGCGGGCGAGCGAGGTCACCGAACGGGCCGACGTGGTCCTGCCGATCGCCCCGGCGGTCGAGAAGTCCGGCAGCTACCTCAACTGGGAGGGCCGCCGCCGCGACTTCGACATCACGTTGGAGGGCACCGGTTCCCTGTCAGACGGCCGGGTGCTCGACACGCTGGCCGTCGAGATGGACGCCGACCTGTTCACCCAGACCCCGGCGGCCGCCGCGGGCGACTTCGCGAAGCTCGCGCCGGTCGCCCCGTCGGTGATCGCACCTTCGGTCGCCGCCTCCACGGCCCCGGTCCCGAACGGCAAGGCAGTGCTCGCCACCTGGCGGCAGCTGATCGACAACGGCTCGCTGCAGGACGACGAACCGCACCTCAAGGGCACCCAGCGGCCGCCGGTCGCGCGGCTTTCGGCGAAAACCGCCGAAGGACTCGGCGCGACGGTCCGGGTGTCGAACGAGCGCGGGTCGATCACCCTGCCGGTCGAGGTCGCCGACCTGCCGGACGGCGTGGTGTGGCTGCCCGGCAACTCCGACGGCTCGGCCGTCCGCGCCGCACTCGCCGCCGGACACGGCGCGCTCGTGCAGATCTCCGGAGGTGACCAGTGA
- the nuoF gene encoding NADH-quinone oxidoreductase subunit NuoF translates to MADPITPVLTKRWLSPESWRIETYEALEGYTAARKALAATPEQLVQVVKDSGLRGRGGAGFPAGVKWSFMPPNEDKPHYLVINADEGEPGTCKDIPLMMADPHSLLEGCIIASYAMRSHHCFIYVRGEALHCIRRLNAAAREAYAKGYLGKNIFGSGWDLELTVHAGAGAYICGEETALLDSLEGRRGQPRLKPPFPAAAGLYAAPTTVNNVETIASASYIINAGSSWFREMGREKSPGPKIYSISGHVEKPGQYECPLGTTLRELLELAGGMKDGIPLKFWTPGGSSTPMFTAEHLDVPLDFEGAAEAGSMLGTTAVQVFNETVSVPWAVMKWTQFYEHESCGKCTPCREGTYWLAQILERMVEGRGTEEDIDTLLDVCDNIFGRSFCALGDGAVSPIQSGIKYFRDEFLALCESNKRELVGAQAS, encoded by the coding sequence ATGGCCGATCCCATCACTCCGGTCCTCACGAAGCGCTGGCTGTCCCCGGAATCCTGGCGCATCGAGACCTACGAAGCGCTCGAGGGCTACACCGCCGCGCGCAAGGCGCTGGCCGCCACGCCCGAGCAACTCGTGCAGGTGGTCAAGGACTCCGGACTGCGCGGCCGCGGCGGCGCGGGCTTCCCGGCGGGCGTGAAGTGGTCGTTCATGCCGCCCAACGAAGACAAGCCGCACTACCTGGTGATCAACGCCGACGAAGGCGAACCCGGTACCTGCAAAGACATTCCGCTGATGATGGCGGACCCGCATTCGCTGCTCGAGGGCTGCATCATCGCCTCGTACGCGATGCGGTCGCACCACTGCTTCATCTACGTCCGCGGCGAGGCGCTGCACTGCATCCGCCGGCTCAACGCGGCCGCGCGCGAGGCGTACGCGAAGGGCTACCTCGGCAAGAACATCTTCGGCAGCGGCTGGGATCTCGAGCTGACTGTGCACGCCGGGGCTGGCGCGTACATCTGCGGCGAGGAAACGGCGCTGCTGGACTCGCTCGAAGGCCGCCGCGGCCAGCCCCGGCTCAAGCCGCCGTTCCCCGCCGCCGCCGGGCTGTACGCCGCGCCGACGACGGTGAACAACGTCGAGACCATCGCGAGCGCGTCGTACATCATCAACGCCGGTTCGTCGTGGTTCCGCGAGATGGGCCGCGAGAAGTCGCCCGGTCCGAAGATCTACTCGATCTCCGGTCATGTCGAAAAGCCCGGCCAGTACGAATGCCCGCTCGGCACCACGCTGCGCGAGCTGCTGGAGCTGGCCGGCGGCATGAAGGACGGCATCCCGCTCAAGTTCTGGACTCCGGGCGGTTCGTCGACCCCGATGTTCACCGCCGAGCACCTCGACGTCCCGCTCGACTTCGAGGGCGCGGCCGAGGCCGGTTCGATGCTCGGCACCACCGCGGTGCAGGTCTTCAACGAGACCGTTTCGGTGCCGTGGGCGGTCATGAAGTGGACGCAGTTCTACGAGCACGAGTCCTGCGGCAAGTGCACCCCGTGCCGCGAGGGCACGTACTGGCTGGCGCAGATCCTCGAGCGGATGGTCGAGGGGCGCGGCACCGAAGAGGACATCGACACCCTCCTCGACGTCTGCGACAACATCTTCGGCCGCTCGTTCTGCGCGCTCGGCGACGGCGCGGTGTCGCCGATCCAGAGCGGCATCAAGTACTTCCGGGACGAGTTCCTGGCTCTGTGTGAGAGCAACAAGCGAGAACTGGTGGGAGCGCAGGCATCATGA
- the nuoE gene encoding NADH-quinone oxidoreductase subunit NuoE translates to MTNPTAVPEPGPHDATKTYAAAGADTDVAAIAPDPSLAEDILADTPAVDVFDADTHREAKEIIARYPMSRSALLPMLHLVQSVQGYVSQEGIAFCAQHLDLTDAEVSAVATFYTMYKRRPCGEHLVSVCTNTLCAALGGDDIYKKLQTHLGSAEKPLGHEETAGTPGEQGSITLEHAECLAACDLGPVLQVNYEYFDNQTPEQAVALVDALQAGKKPAPTRGAALTDFKGAERQLAGFWPENEVAYRSAVDGPSQAVETLRGAQIAADRGWSAPGMQDVPLPEVEKK, encoded by the coding sequence ATGACGAACCCGACCGCAGTCCCGGAGCCGGGTCCGCACGACGCGACGAAGACGTACGCGGCCGCGGGAGCCGACACCGATGTCGCCGCGATCGCGCCCGACCCGTCGCTGGCCGAGGACATTCTCGCCGACACCCCGGCGGTGGACGTGTTCGACGCGGACACGCACCGCGAGGCGAAGGAAATCATCGCCCGCTACCCGATGTCGCGTTCGGCGCTGCTGCCGATGCTGCACCTCGTGCAGTCGGTGCAGGGCTACGTGAGCCAGGAAGGCATCGCCTTCTGCGCACAGCACCTCGACCTGACCGACGCCGAGGTCAGCGCGGTCGCGACGTTCTACACCATGTACAAGCGCCGTCCGTGCGGCGAGCACCTGGTGAGCGTCTGCACCAACACGCTGTGCGCGGCGCTGGGCGGCGACGACATCTACAAGAAGCTCCAGACGCACCTCGGTTCGGCGGAAAAGCCGCTGGGGCACGAGGAAACCGCGGGCACTCCGGGTGAGCAGGGCTCGATCACCTTGGAGCACGCGGAATGTCTCGCCGCGTGCGACCTCGGGCCGGTGCTCCAGGTCAACTACGAGTACTTCGACAACCAGACGCCGGAGCAGGCGGTCGCGCTCGTCGATGCGTTGCAGGCAGGCAAAAAGCCCGCCCCGACGCGCGGTGCGGCACTGACCGACTTCAAGGGTGCGGAGCGGCAACTCGCCGGATTCTGGCCGGAGAACGAGGTCGCGTACCGCAGTGCGGTGGACGGTCCGTCGCAAGCGGTCGAGACCTTGCGCGGCGCGCAGATCGCGGCCGACCGCGGCTGGTCCGCTCCCGGCATGCAGGACGTCCCACTCCCCGAAGTGGAGAAGAAGTAA